From the genome of Apostichopus japonicus isolate 1M-3 chromosome 17, ASM3797524v1, whole genome shotgun sequence:
TTCTTGTACTCTTTGAATTACCCTGAAGAGCGGCACCATGTTTTATGACATTTGTTTTGTCACTGCTGTTTGATGTTAGAACTCTTTCCTGGTGACAGATTTCAGGTTCCCAGTCTTCATCCCTGCTGTTGTTCTCGGAATCACTTTCATCAACTTCGGGCAAGCCACTGTTATCTGTGCTACACAGTGTATTTGTTGTGTTTTCTCCTTTCCTTACATTACCAAGTCGAGCTGATTTTCTGATCTTTGTTGTGTCAGTCTGGCTGGTTAAAAcccttttttctctttccttgtGATAGCTGTCTTCATCACTGCTGTTGTCTGAATCACCTCCATCACCGGGCAGGTAACCGTTATCCATGCTATGTAGAGTATTGGGAATTCTCTTCTCATTCCTTGCATTACTAAGATGAGCTGATTTTACGATCTTTGTTGTGTCAGTCTGGCCTGATGAAAACTATTCCTCTTTCCTTGTGACAGATGTTGGGGTCCCGGTTTTTGACCAAGCTGTTGTCTGATTCAACTTCAGGCAATCCACTGCTATCAATCCCAAGTAGGGTATCGGGAACCCTCATCTCATTCCTTGAAGTACTGTGAAGAACTGGATATCCAATGTTTGTTGTGTCAGTGGTGTCTGTGCTGCTGGATGAAATATTAACCCCTCTTTCATTATGACATATGTTGAAATCATGTTCTTTGTCATTGCTCCTCTTATCTGAAGCACTATCATTTTGTCCAGCCGACTTATCACTATTCATCTCATGTAGATTTCTTTGAACTTTGCTTTCATATGTTGGCTTATCAGTTATACATGTAACTCCCACTTCACAATCATTAGTAGAACAATTCAGCCTATTTCCATCACTTTGGTTAGGGTTTGTTTCACGCACCTTTGTTGCTGTAGTTTGTTGAGTTGAAGAACCATCATCTCCCATTGTGGATTTACTTCTGTTAATTCCACATTGACTATTGGGAACAATTTCCTTATTTGTGGGCCTAACCTCATAAGttgttttgttcaaatttgttgcttcGCTGCATCTGGTAGGATACTTCAATCCTCCTGCAATCTTCTGCACTTTAGCACTTGATTTTCTATTGAAGCTCCTGTGGTCTCCATCTCTGCCATCTCCTTCAAGCATATGTCTCTCTCCATCTAGATTTGCTGCAGTGCAATTACACTTCAATTGTTCACTTAAATCATCTATTACTTTGGTAATCGTGTCTATGTACACATCCATTGATGCAGCCTCATCATCATGTACGATGCTGTGGGATACTCCTCCCTCAGCTCTTTGGACTCTGCTGGCTTCAGTGTGTTCCATATGGAGCATCTTCAATAGAATAGGAAATAGAAAAATATGACTGAAATTAATT
Proteins encoded in this window:
- the LOC139985214 gene encoding uncharacterized protein codes for the protein MLEMDNFPSNQSISPSFTVLLMPLTRSSIQRQGLSSTPREDAERACRAGKDNDGFSVIFINDFIGSGVFVAKDVRKGSFLLEYSGELISAREGREREKNYPPEKGSFLFFKHNGSTKCVDATNHPNRAGRMVNDSDEPNAKMQVVLVDGKPHLCLFACDSIEENDEIRYDYGVPDLPWRKQMLHMEHTEASRVQRAEGGVSHSIVHDDEAASMDVYIDTITKVIDDLSEQLKCNCTAANLDGERHMLEGDGRDGDHRSFNRKSSAKVQKIAGGLKYPTRCSEATNLNKTTYEVRPTNKEIVPNSQCGINRSKSTMGDDGSSTQQTTATKVRETNPNQSDGNRLNCSTNDCEVGVTCITDKPTYESKVQRNLHEMNSDKSAGQNDSASDKRSNDKEHDFNICHNERGVNISSSSTDTTDTTNIGYPVLHSTSRNEMRVPDTLLGIDSSGLPEVESDNSLVKNRDPNICHKERGIVFIRPD